From one Phocaeicola salanitronis DSM 18170 genomic stretch:
- a CDS encoding GH92 family glycosyl hydrolase, protein MKKRSLLLTLFACLFTIGQAKDYADYVNPLVGTQSTFELSTGNTYPAIARPWGMNFWTPQTGKMGDGWQYTYTATKIRGFKQTHQPSPWINDYGQFSIMPMVNKPEFNEDRRASWFAHKGETAKAYYYKVYLAEYDIVTEMTPTERAVMFRFTFPENEHSYIVIDAFDKGSYVKIDKANNRIIGYSTRNSGGVPANFKNYFVIEFDKPFTYQATVADSILHENGTEQQASHAGAIIGFSTRKGETVHARIASSFISYDQAMQNLKELGNDSFDTLVQKGRDAWNDVLGRIEVEGGNLDQYRTFYSCLYRSLLFPRKFYEIDAQGKPVHYSPYNGEVLPGYMYTDTGFWDTFRCLFPLLNLMYPSTNLEIQEGLINTYKESGFFPEWASPGHRGCMIGNNSASVLADAYLKGVKVEDVETLYQGILHGTESVHPEVSSTGRLGYEYYNKLGYVPYNVKINENAARTLEYAYDDWCIYQLAKALDRPKKEIKRFAERAMNYKNLFDPESKLMRGKNENGTFQSPFSPLKWGDAFTEGNSWHYSWSVFHDPQGLIDLMGGDEAFITMMDSVFSVPPLFDDSYYGFPIHEIREMTVMNMGNYAHGNQPVQHMIYLYNYAKQPWKAQYWLRQVMDRMYTPTPDGYCGDEDNGQTSAWYVFTALGFYPVCPGTDQYVMGAPLFKKATLHFENGKTLTINAPENSKDNFYIEAMKVNGQDYTKNYITHSTLQNGGEIDINMGSTPNKTRGIAPEDAPYSFSNELEKK, encoded by the coding sequence ATGAAAAAACGAAGTTTACTATTGACCTTATTCGCTTGCCTGTTCACCATCGGACAGGCGAAAGACTACGCCGATTATGTGAATCCGTTAGTAGGCACGCAATCTACTTTCGAATTGTCTACCGGCAATACATACCCAGCCATCGCACGTCCATGGGGCATGAACTTCTGGACGCCTCAGACTGGAAAAATGGGTGACGGCTGGCAATACACCTATACCGCCACCAAAATCCGCGGGTTCAAGCAGACCCACCAGCCCAGCCCGTGGATAAACGACTACGGACAATTCTCCATCATGCCGATGGTAAACAAACCGGAATTCAACGAAGACCGCCGTGCAAGCTGGTTCGCGCACAAAGGAGAAACAGCCAAAGCCTACTATTATAAGGTATATTTAGCAGAATACGACATCGTAACGGAAATGACTCCTACCGAACGCGCCGTTATGTTCCGTTTCACCTTCCCCGAAAACGAACATTCGTACATCGTAATCGACGCATTCGACAAAGGTTCGTACGTGAAAATCGACAAGGCAAACAACCGCATTATCGGTTATTCTACCCGAAACAGCGGAGGCGTTCCTGCCAACTTCAAGAACTATTTCGTCATCGAATTTGACAAGCCGTTCACATACCAGGCGACTGTAGCCGACAGCATCCTGCATGAAAACGGCACCGAACAACAGGCGAGCCACGCAGGTGCCATCATCGGCTTCAGCACCCGGAAAGGAGAGACCGTACACGCACGCATCGCGTCTTCTTTCATCAGCTACGACCAAGCCATGCAGAACCTGAAAGAACTGGGCAACGACTCGTTCGACACATTGGTGCAAAAAGGACGTGACGCATGGAACGATGTATTGGGACGCATTGAAGTGGAAGGCGGAAACTTGGACCAATACCGCACGTTCTATTCGTGCCTGTACCGTTCGTTGCTGTTTCCGCGCAAGTTCTACGAAATCGACGCACAAGGCAAGCCGGTACATTACAGCCCATATAACGGAGAAGTACTTCCGGGCTATATGTACACCGATACCGGTTTTTGGGATACGTTCCGCTGCCTGTTCCCGTTGCTGAACCTGATGTACCCCTCCACAAACCTGGAGATTCAGGAAGGGCTTATCAACACATACAAAGAAAGCGGATTCTTCCCCGAATGGGCAAGCCCCGGGCATCGCGGCTGCATGATTGGCAATAACTCGGCATCTGTATTGGCAGACGCATACCTGAAAGGCGTGAAGGTGGAAGATGTGGAAACCCTTTACCAAGGCATCCTGCACGGCACGGAAAGCGTACACCCCGAAGTATCGTCTACCGGACGTTTAGGATATGAATATTACAACAAATTGGGCTATGTGCCTTATAACGTGAAGATTAACGAGAACGCCGCACGTACGCTGGAATATGCTTACGACGACTGGTGTATCTACCAACTCGCCAAAGCGTTGGATCGCCCGAAGAAAGAAATCAAGCGTTTTGCCGAACGTGCCATGAATTACAAGAACCTGTTCGACCCCGAAAGCAAACTGATGCGCGGAAAGAATGAAAACGGTACATTCCAGTCGCCATTCTCACCGCTGAAATGGGGGGATGCCTTCACCGAAGGAAACAGCTGGCACTATTCATGGTCGGTATTCCACGACCCGCAAGGACTGATAGACTTAATGGGCGGCGACGAGGCGTTCATCACCATGATGGACTCGGTATTCTCGGTTCCTCCCCTCTTCGATGACAGTTACTACGGCTTCCCCATCCACGAAATCCGTGAGATGACGGTAATGAATATGGGCAACTATGCACACGGCAACCAACCCGTGCAGCACATGATTTACCTGTACAATTATGCCAAGCAACCGTGGAAAGCACAATATTGGCTGCGCCAGGTAATGGACCGCATGTACACACCGACCCCCGACGGCTATTGCGGCGATGAAGATAACGGCCAGACATCGGCATGGTACGTATTCACGGCATTGGGCTTCTATCCGGTATGTCCGGGTACCGACCAGTACGTAATGGGAGCGCCGTTGTTCAAGAAAGCCACCTTGCATTTCGAGAACGGCAAGACACTTACCATCAACGCTCCCGAAAACAGCAAGGACAACTTCTATATCGAAGCGATGAAAGTGAACGGACAGGATTATACCAAGAACTATATCACCCACTCTACGCTGCAGAACGGAGGAGAAATCGACATCAACATGGGAAGCACACCCAACAAGACAAGAGGCATCGCTCCCGAAGACGCTCCTTATTCATTCAGCAATGAGCTGGAGAAGAAATAA
- the ilvN gene encoding acetolactate synthase small subunit: MDNKTLYTIIVHSENFAGLLNQVTAVFTRRQINIESLNVSASSIKGVHKYTITCWTTPDIVEKVVRQIEKKIDVIQAHYFTEKEIFQREVAMYKVSTPEFQSNPEASKVVRRASAHIVEVNPTFCIVELTGMSAEITDLYQKLKDLNCVLQFVRSGRIAVSTSCFERVNEYLAHREERYLKEKKE; this comes from the coding sequence ATGGATAATAAGACATTATATACAATTATCGTTCACTCGGAAAACTTTGCCGGTTTGCTCAATCAGGTGACCGCCGTGTTCACCCGCCGGCAAATCAATATCGAGAGCCTGAACGTTTCGGCATCTTCCATCAAGGGCGTGCATAAATATACGATAACGTGCTGGACCACCCCCGACATCGTGGAGAAGGTAGTGCGTCAGATAGAGAAGAAAATCGACGTCATTCAGGCGCATTATTTCACTGAAAAGGAAATCTTTCAGCGTGAGGTGGCGATGTACAAGGTTTCTACACCCGAGTTCCAGTCGAATCCCGAGGCATCGAAGGTGGTGCGCCGTGCCAGTGCGCACATCGTGGAGGTAAACCCCACGTTCTGCATCGTGGAACTGACAGGAATGAGTGCCGAAATCACCGACTTGTACCAGAAGCTGAAAGACCTGAACTGCGTGCTCCAGTTTGTCCGCTCAGGGCGGATAGCTGTGTCTACCAGTTGTTTCGAGCGGGTGAACGAGTACCTGGCGCATCGGGAAGAACGTTATTTGAAAGAGAAAAAAGAGTAA
- the ilvB gene encoding biosynthetic-type acetolactate synthase large subunit: MDKERITGSEALMRSLEHEGVKTLFGYPGGAIMPVFDALYDHRDKLNHILVRHEQGAVHAAQGFARVSGEVGVCLVTSGPGATNTITGVADAMIDSTPIVVIAGQVGASLLGTDAFQEVDLVGVTQPISKWSYQIRRAEDVAWAVSRAFYLARSGRPGPVVLDFAKNAQTEMTEYEPVDVDFIRSYDPDPETDPKMVAEAVKLINEAERPLLLVGQGVELGGAQEELKAFAEKADIPCGCTLLGLSALPSAHRLNKGMLGMHGNLAPNVKTNECDVLIAVGMRFDDRVTGKLETYARQAKVIHLDVDPSEIGKNVPVDVPVLGNCKRTLALLTELIQTHKHTEWIESFRPYDEKEYEQVIRPEVHPESGPLNMGEVVNAVSEATCREAILVTDVGQNQMMACRYFKFGKKRSIVTSGGMGTMGFCLPAAIGATFGCPGRTVCAFMGDGGLQMTMQELGTVMEQQVPVKLILLNNNYLGNVRQWQAMFFNRRYSFTPMMNPDYMQIAAAYGIAGRRVMERDELEGAIREMLDTDGPFLLEVCVVEEGNVLPMTPPGSSVNDMLLELDC, encoded by the coding sequence ATGGACAAAGAAAGAATAACAGGCTCGGAGGCATTGATGCGTTCGCTGGAGCACGAAGGGGTGAAGACGCTTTTCGGCTATCCCGGCGGAGCCATTATGCCGGTATTTGATGCATTATACGACCATCGGGACAAGTTGAACCATATCCTTGTGCGTCACGAACAGGGGGCGGTACATGCGGCACAGGGCTTTGCCCGGGTGTCGGGTGAGGTAGGGGTATGTCTGGTGACGAGCGGTCCCGGCGCTACGAACACCATTACCGGTGTGGCGGATGCGATGATAGACAGTACGCCCATTGTGGTGATAGCCGGTCAGGTGGGTGCATCGTTATTGGGTACAGACGCTTTTCAGGAAGTGGACCTGGTAGGTGTTACCCAGCCTATATCGAAATGGAGTTACCAGATACGCCGTGCCGAAGACGTGGCATGGGCGGTGTCGCGTGCGTTCTACCTTGCGCGGAGCGGGCGTCCCGGTCCGGTGGTGCTCGATTTTGCCAAGAATGCGCAGACCGAAATGACGGAATACGAACCGGTGGATGTGGACTTTATCCGGAGTTATGACCCTGACCCCGAGACCGACCCGAAGATGGTGGCAGAGGCGGTGAAGCTCATCAACGAAGCCGAACGCCCCTTGCTGCTGGTAGGGCAGGGTGTAGAATTGGGAGGTGCACAAGAAGAACTGAAAGCATTTGCCGAGAAGGCGGACATCCCCTGCGGATGTACCTTGTTAGGGCTTTCGGCATTGCCTTCTGCCCACCGGCTGAACAAGGGAATGCTGGGGATGCACGGCAATCTTGCCCCTAACGTGAAGACCAACGAGTGTGACGTGCTGATAGCCGTGGGGATGCGTTTCGACGACCGTGTGACGGGTAAGCTGGAAACATACGCCCGTCAGGCGAAGGTCATCCACTTGGATGTAGACCCTTCGGAGATAGGTAAGAACGTGCCGGTGGATGTGCCTGTGCTGGGCAATTGCAAGCGTACGTTGGCTTTGCTGACCGAATTGATACAGACCCACAAGCATACGGAATGGATAGAAAGTTTCCGCCCGTACGATGAGAAAGAGTACGAGCAGGTAATCCGTCCCGAGGTACATCCCGAAAGCGGTCCGCTGAATATGGGCGAGGTGGTCAATGCCGTGAGCGAGGCAACCTGTCGCGAAGCGATATTGGTGACCGATGTAGGTCAGAACCAGATGATGGCATGCCGCTATTTCAAGTTCGGGAAAAAACGGAGCATCGTGACTTCGGGTGGTATGGGAACGATGGGCTTCTGCCTTCCGGCGGCAATTGGTGCCACGTTCGGCTGTCCCGGACGTACGGTATGCGCCTTTATGGGCGACGGAGGCTTGCAGATGACGATGCAAGAGCTGGGTACCGTGATGGAGCAGCAAGTACCGGTGAAGCTTATTTTACTGAACAATAATTACTTAGGTAATGTGCGTCAATGGCAGGCGATGTTTTTCAACCGCCGCTATTCGTTTACGCCGATGATGAACCCCGACTACATGCAGATAGCTGCCGCCTACGGCATAGCCGGACGCCGCGTGATGGAACGGGACGAGCTGGAAGGTGCCATCCGCGAGATGCTGGACACCGACGGACCTTTCCTGCTCGAAGTGTGTGTGGTAGAAGAAGGCAATGTGCTCCCGATGACTCCTCCGGGAAGTTCGGTAAACGATATGCTGCTTGAACTGGATTGTTGA
- a CDS encoding acyl-[acyl-carrier-protein] thioesterase, with protein MDAKEKVGRYEFVAEPFHVDFAGRLTMGVLGNHLLNCAGFHAADRGFGIAVLNENHYTWVLSRLAVEMTDMPRAYEKFSIETWVENVYRLFTDRNFAVLNAEGKPIGYARSVWAMISMETRKPADLFLLHGDEITSYICADKPCPIAKAGRVKVGDAQPVAEYHTRYSDIDLNGHVNSIKYIEHILDLFPLEMYREKTLHRFEVAYAAESHYGDVLGFYREQKSENEYDIEVRKNGTETAIRSKVVFE; from the coding sequence ATGGACGCAAAAGAGAAAGTAGGCAGATACGAATTTGTGGCTGAGCCTTTTCATGTAGATTTTGCGGGACGGCTCACCATGGGAGTATTGGGAAACCATTTATTGAATTGTGCCGGATTCCATGCCGCCGACCGCGGGTTTGGGATAGCGGTATTGAATGAGAATCATTATACGTGGGTGCTTTCGCGCTTGGCGGTAGAAATGACCGATATGCCCCGGGCATACGAGAAGTTCAGTATCGAGACATGGGTGGAAAATGTCTACCGGCTCTTCACCGACCGCAACTTCGCGGTACTCAATGCGGAAGGCAAGCCCATCGGTTATGCACGTTCGGTATGGGCGATGATTAGTATGGAGACCCGTAAGCCTGCTGATTTGTTTCTCTTGCATGGCGATGAAATCACAAGTTATATATGCGCCGACAAGCCTTGTCCCATCGCGAAGGCGGGTAGGGTAAAGGTAGGCGATGCGCAGCCGGTGGCGGAATATCATACCCGGTACAGCGACATCGACCTGAATGGGCATGTGAACAGCATCAAGTACATCGAGCATATCCTCGACCTGTTTCCGCTGGAAATGTACCGTGAAAAAACGCTGCACCGTTTCGAGGTGGCGTATGCAGCCGAAAGCCATTATGGTGATGTGCTGGGGTTTTATCGGGAACAAAAGTCGGAAAACGAATACGACATCGAGGTACGGAAGAACGGGACTGAGACCGCCATACGGAGCAAAGTGGTGTTTGAATAA
- the ilvC gene encoding ketol-acid reductoisomerase, translating to MAKMNFGGVIENVETREEFPLEKAREVLKDETIAVIGYGVQGPGQSLNLRDNGFNVIVGQRPGKTYDKAVADGWVPGETLFGIEEACERATIIAVLLSDAAQIACWPTIEKHLTAGKALYFSHGFAITWNDRTGVVPPKDVDVIMVAPKGSGTSLRTMFLEGRGLNSSYAIYQDATGKAWDRVIAMGIGIGSGYLFETTFQREATSDLTGERGTLMGAIQGLLLAQYETLREHGHTPSEAFNETVEELTQSLMPLFAAKGMDWMYANCSTTAQRGALDWMVPFHDATKPVFEKLYKSVADGLEAQRSIDSNSQPDYREKLNEELKALRESEMWQTGVVVRKLRPENN from the coding sequence ATGGCAAAAATGAATTTTGGCGGAGTTATCGAAAACGTAGAGACCCGCGAAGAATTTCCTTTGGAAAAAGCACGTGAAGTATTGAAAGACGAAACTATAGCCGTAATCGGTTACGGCGTACAGGGACCGGGCCAGTCGTTGAACCTGCGCGATAACGGGTTCAATGTCATCGTGGGCCAGCGTCCGGGAAAGACATACGATAAAGCCGTTGCCGACGGATGGGTGCCGGGCGAAACCCTTTTCGGCATCGAAGAGGCTTGCGAGCGTGCGACGATTATCGCCGTATTGCTCTCGGATGCAGCGCAGATAGCTTGCTGGCCGACTATCGAGAAACATCTTACGGCTGGTAAGGCACTGTATTTCTCTCACGGTTTCGCCATTACTTGGAACGACCGTACAGGCGTGGTTCCCCCGAAAGATGTAGACGTGATTATGGTGGCACCGAAAGGTTCGGGAACTTCTTTGCGTACCATGTTCCTTGAAGGTCGCGGGCTGAACTCGTCATACGCAATCTATCAGGATGCTACCGGTAAGGCTTGGGACCGTGTCATCGCTATGGGTATCGGTATTGGTTCGGGATACCTGTTCGAAACCACTTTCCAGCGCGAAGCTACTTCCGACTTGACCGGCGAACGCGGTACGCTGATGGGTGCCATCCAGGGCTTGCTTTTGGCTCAGTACGAAACCTTGCGCGAACACGGGCACACGCCTTCTGAAGCTTTCAATGAAACCGTAGAAGAGCTTACCCAGTCGCTGATGCCGCTCTTTGCTGCCAAAGGTATGGACTGGATGTATGCCAACTGCTCTACTACAGCCCAGCGCGGCGCACTCGACTGGATGGTTCCGTTCCACGATGCTACCAAGCCGGTATTCGAAAAACTGTATAAGTCGGTAGCCGACGGACTGGAAGCCCAGCGTTCCATCGACTCCAACTCTCAGCCCGACTATCGCGAAAAGCTGAACGAAGAGCTGAAAGCCTTGCGCGAAAGCGAAATGTGGCAGACGGGTGTGGTAGTACGTAAGCTCCGTCCTGAAAACAACTGA
- a CDS encoding glycoside hydrolase family 130 protein → MVENFKMPWEERPAGCTDMMWRYSQNPVIGRYDIPTSNSIFNSAVVPFGDGFAGVFRCDNKAVQMNIFAGFSKDGIHWEIEHNPIQFKAGNTDMIESDYKYDPRVTWIEDRYWITWCNGYHGPTIGIGYTFDFKEFFQCENAFLPFNRNGVLFPQKINGKYAMLSRPSDNGHTPFGDIYISYSPDMKYWGEHRCVMKTAPFEDSAWQCTKIGAGSVPFLTDAGWLLFYHGVIQTCNGFRYSMGAAILDKDCPEKVLYRTQPYLLAPAAPYELQGDVPNVVFPCAALQDGKRVAVYYGAADTVVGMAFGYIDEIVDFVKSHSL, encoded by the coding sequence ATGGTAGAGAATTTCAAAATGCCATGGGAAGAACGCCCGGCAGGATGTACAGACATGATGTGGCGGTATTCGCAGAACCCCGTTATCGGACGCTACGACATACCCACCTCAAACAGCATTTTCAATAGCGCCGTAGTGCCATTCGGTGACGGATTCGCCGGTGTGTTCCGATGCGACAACAAGGCGGTACAGATGAACATTTTTGCCGGATTCAGCAAAGACGGCATTCATTGGGAAATCGAACACAATCCCATTCAATTCAAGGCGGGAAATACGGACATGATTGAATCGGATTACAAATATGACCCGCGCGTGACATGGATAGAAGACCGCTACTGGATTACCTGGTGCAACGGATACCACGGACCGACAATCGGCATTGGCTATACGTTCGATTTCAAGGAATTTTTCCAGTGCGAGAATGCCTTCTTGCCCTTCAACCGCAACGGCGTATTGTTCCCGCAGAAGATAAACGGGAAATATGCCATGCTGAGCCGTCCCAGTGACAACGGACACACCCCGTTCGGCGACATCTACATCAGCTACAGCCCCGACATGAAATATTGGGGCGAACACCGTTGCGTGATGAAAACCGCTCCTTTCGAAGACAGTGCCTGGCAATGCACCAAGATAGGGGCAGGTTCCGTACCCTTCCTCACCGATGCCGGTTGGTTGCTGTTCTATCATGGTGTCATCCAGACCTGCAACGGCTTCCGCTATTCGATGGGTGCCGCTATCTTAGACAAAGATTGCCCCGAAAAGGTATTATACCGCACACAACCTTATCTGTTGGCGCCTGCCGCTCCTTATGAATTGCAAGGCGACGTGCCCAACGTAGTGTTCCCCTGTGCGGCATTGCAGGACGGCAAGCGTGTAGCGGTATATTACGGTGCAGCGGATACGGTAGTAGGCATGGCATTCGGCTATATCGACGAAATCGTTGATTTCGTGAAGTCGCATTCGCTTTAA
- a CDS encoding MFS transporter yields the protein MEEEKLHKRSPITWVPTAYFAMGLPFVVLNMVTVLMFKGLGVEDKLITFWTSLILLPWTLKPLWSPFLELFKTKKFFVVATQLITGITFGLVAFSLNLPHFFSIAIALLAVIAFSGATHDIACDGVYMSELSQQEQAKYIGWQGAFYNIAKIIATGGLVYLAGYAIERYAGGNMDDKTVLFAANQKAWMLIMAILCATMVLLGIYHIFMLPSGQKRQQGETRTAGQVLKELISVLTDFFRKSHIVYYLCFIILYRFAEGFVMKIVPLFLKADRAMGGLGLSEKEIGLYYGAYGAAAFVLGSLLAGYYISSRGLKKTLFTLCCIFNLPFVVYALLATFQPENGILICSGIVFEYFGYGFGFVGLTLFMMQQVAPGKHQMAHYAFASGIMNLGVMLPGMLSGWVCETLGEWFNKPGGYEPFFIFVLIATIPAFLITYFVPFKYAPDGSLLKGERE from the coding sequence ATGGAAGAAGAAAAACTTCATAAAAGAAGCCCTATCACATGGGTCCCCACCGCATATTTTGCGATGGGGCTTCCTTTTGTTGTACTCAATATGGTGACCGTGCTTATGTTCAAAGGATTGGGCGTGGAAGACAAGCTCATTACCTTTTGGACCTCGCTCATCCTATTGCCGTGGACATTAAAGCCCCTATGGAGCCCGTTCCTCGAACTGTTCAAGACGAAGAAATTCTTTGTAGTCGCCACCCAATTGATTACAGGCATTACCTTCGGACTGGTAGCGTTCTCGCTGAACCTGCCTCACTTTTTCAGCATTGCCATAGCCCTGCTGGCTGTCATCGCCTTCAGTGGCGCCACACATGACATTGCTTGCGACGGTGTATACATGAGCGAGCTTTCCCAGCAGGAACAAGCCAAATACATAGGCTGGCAAGGCGCGTTCTATAACATCGCCAAGATTATCGCCACCGGCGGTCTGGTTTATCTGGCAGGTTATGCCATCGAGCGTTATGCCGGAGGGAACATGGACGATAAAACCGTCCTGTTTGCCGCAAACCAAAAAGCATGGATGCTGATTATGGCTATCCTTTGCGCCACCATGGTATTGTTAGGCATTTACCACATTTTCATGCTCCCTTCCGGACAAAAACGGCAACAGGGAGAAACAAGGACAGCAGGTCAGGTGTTGAAAGAACTGATATCTGTATTGACCGATTTCTTCCGCAAGAGCCACATCGTATATTACCTGTGCTTCATCATCCTGTACCGGTTTGCCGAAGGCTTTGTGATGAAAATCGTACCGCTCTTTCTGAAAGCGGACCGTGCGATGGGAGGCTTGGGATTGAGCGAAAAGGAAATCGGGCTTTACTATGGAGCCTACGGGGCAGCAGCTTTCGTATTAGGCTCCTTGCTTGCCGGATATTACATCTCCTCACGCGGACTGAAGAAAACATTGTTCACCCTGTGTTGCATCTTCAACCTTCCGTTCGTAGTCTATGCCTTGCTGGCAACTTTCCAACCTGAAAACGGCATACTGATTTGCAGCGGCATCGTGTTCGAATACTTCGGCTATGGCTTCGGCTTTGTTGGGCTGACCCTGTTTATGATGCAGCAAGTGGCACCGGGCAAGCATCAGATGGCACACTACGCGTTCGCTTCGGGCATCATGAACTTAGGCGTGATGCTGCCGGGCATGCTGAGCGGATGGGTATGCGAGACCTTGGGCGAATGGTTCAACAAGCCGGGAGGATACGAGCCTTTCTTCATCTTCGTGCTGATAGCCACGATACCCGCATTCCTGATTACGTATTTTGTACCGTTCAAGTATGCGCCGGACGGCTCGTTGCTGAAAGGAGAAAGAGAATAA
- a CDS encoding GH92 family glycosyl hydrolase, translating to MKHLLTCIASLFLLSPLTAQEEPADYVNPFIGTTNFGTCNPGAICPNGMMSVVPFNVMGSSDNTYDKDARWWSTPYEYTNSFFTGFAHVNLSGVGCPELGSLLLMPTTGKLDVDYHNYGSKYEKENATPGYYTISLTKYDVLAEATATPRTGLTRFTFPKGESHILLNLGEGLTNESGAYMRRVNDREVEGMKVLGTFCYNPQAVFPIYFVMRISQAPKATGYWKKQRPMQGVEAEWDPDQGKYKLYTKYNKDIAGDDIGAWFTFDTEEGEQIEVAMGVSFVSIENARENLEKEQHGQHFDAIHNEARTRWNEDLGRIKVEGGTQDQKTVFYTALYHALIHPNLLQDVNGEYPQMEGDKILTTKGNRYTVFSLWDTYRNLHQLMTLVYPERQMDMVCTMIDMYKEHGWLPKWELYGRETLTMEGDPAIPVLVDTWMKGLRDFDIELAYEAMRKGADTPGKDNLLRPDNDDYMKLGYVPLREQFDNSVSHALEYYIADYSLATLAEALGKKDDAKLFYARSMGYKHYYCKEFGTFRPILPDGTFYSPFDPKQGANFEPNPGFHEGCAWNYTFYVPHDVMGLAKLMGGKKKFIDKLQMVFDKGLYDPANEPDIAYPYLFSYFKGEERRTQLLVKELLAKYFTTKPDGLPGNEDTGTMSAWAIFSMMGFYPDCPGVPEYTLTTPTFDKITIKLDPKYYGRDKLVIERINEPGDSGWGFIDYIRMGDEKCGYRINHNDLVKAGTLTFKVKPDVPAK from the coding sequence ATGAAACATTTACTTACTTGCATAGCAAGCCTGTTCTTGTTAAGTCCGTTAACGGCACAAGAAGAACCCGCCGACTATGTGAATCCGTTTATCGGAACCACCAACTTCGGCACCTGCAACCCGGGCGCTATCTGCCCTAACGGCATGATGTCTGTCGTACCGTTCAATGTGATGGGCTCGTCTGACAACACTTACGACAAAGACGCACGATGGTGGTCTACTCCCTACGAATACACCAACAGCTTCTTCACCGGCTTCGCGCACGTTAACCTGAGCGGCGTGGGATGTCCCGAATTGGGTTCGCTCCTGCTGATGCCTACCACAGGCAAGCTGGACGTAGACTATCATAACTACGGAAGCAAATACGAAAAAGAAAACGCCACACCGGGATACTATACCATCTCGCTCACCAAATACGATGTACTAGCAGAAGCTACCGCTACACCACGCACCGGACTTACACGTTTCACGTTCCCGAAAGGCGAAAGCCACATCCTGTTAAACTTGGGCGAAGGGCTGACCAACGAGTCCGGAGCCTATATGCGGAGAGTCAACGACCGGGAAGTGGAAGGCATGAAAGTGCTGGGCACGTTCTGCTACAACCCACAAGCGGTTTTCCCCATCTATTTCGTCATGCGTATCAGCCAGGCACCTAAAGCGACAGGCTACTGGAAAAAACAACGCCCGATGCAAGGAGTTGAAGCGGAATGGGACCCCGACCAAGGCAAATACAAACTGTATACCAAGTACAATAAAGACATAGCAGGAGACGACATCGGCGCATGGTTCACTTTCGATACGGAAGAAGGCGAACAGATAGAAGTGGCCATGGGCGTATCGTTTGTCAGCATTGAGAATGCACGCGAGAACCTGGAGAAGGAACAGCACGGACAACACTTCGACGCCATACACAACGAAGCACGTACCCGCTGGAACGAAGACTTAGGGCGAATCAAGGTAGAAGGCGGCACCCAAGACCAGAAAACCGTATTCTATACCGCACTTTATCATGCACTGATTCATCCCAACCTGCTGCAAGACGTAAACGGAGAATATCCGCAAATGGAAGGCGACAAAATCCTCACCACGAAAGGAAACCGCTACACCGTATTTTCATTGTGGGATACTTACCGCAACCTGCACCAACTGATGACACTGGTCTATCCCGAACGCCAGATGGATATGGTATGCACCATGATTGACATGTACAAGGAACACGGCTGGCTGCCCAAATGGGAACTGTATGGACGTGAAACCCTGACCATGGAAGGCGACCCTGCCATCCCCGTATTGGTAGACACCTGGATGAAAGGCTTGCGTGATTTCGACATCGAACTTGCCTACGAAGCCATGCGCAAGGGAGCCGACACACCGGGAAAAGACAATCTGCTCCGCCCGGACAACGATGACTATATGAAATTGGGATACGTTCCTTTACGCGAACAGTTCGACAACTCCGTATCACACGCACTGGAATATTACATCGCCGACTATTCACTTGCCACCTTGGCTGAAGCCTTGGGAAAGAAAGACGATGCCAAACTGTTCTATGCCCGCTCAATGGGATACAAGCATTATTATTGCAAGGAGTTCGGCACATTCCGCCCCATCTTGCCCGACGGTACCTTCTACTCTCCCTTCGATCCCAAACAAGGGGCAAACTTCGAGCCGAATCCCGGATTCCATGAAGGATGCGCCTGGAACTATACATTCTATGTGCCCCACGATGTAATGGGACTTGCCAAACTGATGGGCGGAAAAAAGAAATTCATCGACAAGTTGCAAATGGTATTCGATAAAGGGCTATACGACCCTGCCAACGAACCGGACATCGCTTATCCATACCTGTTCAGTTACTTCAAGGGAGAAGAACGGCGCACACAGCTTTTGGTAAAAGAACTGCTTGCCAAATATTTCACCACCAAACCCGATGGCCTGCCGGGAAACGAAGATACAGGAACCATGTCGGCATGGGCAATATTCAGCATGATGGGCTTTTATCCCGACTGCCCTGGCGTACCTGAATATACGCTCACCACTCCTACCTTCGACAAGATTACCATCAAACTCGACCCGAAATATTACGGACGGGACAAGCTGGTTATCGAACGGATAAATGAACCGGGGGATTCCGGATGGGGCTTCATCGACTACATCCGTATGGGAGACGAAAAATGCGGATACCGCATCAACCACAACGATTTAGTAAAAGCCGGTACACTGACCTTTAAGGTAAAGCCTGACGTACCAGCGAAATAG